The Geoanaerobacter pelophilus genome includes a region encoding these proteins:
- a CDS encoding citrate (Si)-synthase, with the protein MALKETLKQKIEEFRPRTTKLVKEFGKVIIDQVTIDQCIGGARDIRSLVTDISYLDPQEGIRFRGKTIPETFEALPKAAGSAYPTVESFWYFLLTGDVPTQAQVDEVVKEWKVRQEVPEYVFTAIRALPRDSHPMVMLSVGILALQKDSKFAGFYNSGKFNKMTAWEYVYEDASDLVARIAVIAAFIYNLKYRGDKQIAIDPSLDMGANFAHMIGQSEQYKDVARMYFILHSDHESGNVSAHTTHLVHSALSDPYYAYSAGLNGLAGPLHGLANQEVLDWTLKFQEKYCKGVEPTKELITKALWDTLNAGQVVPGYGHAVLRKTDPRYMSQREFCLNTPGLKDDPLFKLVAMIFEVAPVVLTEQGKAKNPWPNVDAQSGVIQWYYGLREWDYYTVLFGVGRALGCMANITWDRGLGYAIERPKSVTTAMLEKWAAEGGRKLS; encoded by the coding sequence ATGGCACTGAAGGAAACCCTTAAGCAGAAGATTGAAGAGTTTCGCCCCCGCACAACAAAGCTGGTCAAGGAGTTCGGTAAGGTAATTATCGATCAGGTAACTATTGACCAGTGCATCGGCGGCGCCCGTGACATCCGCAGCCTCGTAACCGACATTTCCTACCTTGACCCGCAGGAAGGCATCCGTTTCCGCGGCAAGACTATCCCCGAGACTTTCGAAGCTCTCCCAAAGGCTGCAGGGTCTGCCTATCCGACCGTTGAGTCTTTCTGGTACTTCCTCCTTACCGGTGACGTTCCGACACAGGCACAGGTTGACGAAGTTGTGAAAGAGTGGAAAGTTCGCCAGGAAGTTCCTGAGTACGTTTTCACTGCTATTCGTGCTCTTCCGCGCGACAGCCATCCGATGGTAATGCTTTCTGTTGGTATCCTTGCTCTGCAGAAGGATTCCAAGTTTGCCGGTTTCTACAACTCCGGCAAGTTCAACAAGATGACTGCATGGGAATATGTCTATGAGGACGCATCTGACCTCGTAGCCCGTATCGCCGTAATCGCAGCTTTCATCTACAACCTCAAGTACCGTGGTGACAAGCAGATCGCTATCGATCCTAGCCTCGACATGGGTGCAAACTTCGCCCACATGATCGGCCAGAGCGAGCAGTACAAAGACGTTGCCCGTATGTACTTCATCCTGCACTCTGACCACGAGTCAGGCAACGTATCTGCTCACACGACTCACCTCGTTCACTCAGCTCTGTCTGACCCATACTATGCATACTCTGCAGGTCTCAACGGCCTCGCAGGCCCTCTGCACGGCCTTGCCAACCAGGAAGTTCTCGACTGGACCCTCAAGTTCCAGGAGAAATACTGCAAAGGTGTTGAGCCGACTAAAGAGCTCATCACTAAGGCTCTCTGGGATACCCTCAATGCCGGTCAGGTTGTTCCGGGCTACGGCCACGCCGTTCTCCGCAAGACCGACCCGCGCTACATGTCACAGCGCGAGTTCTGCCTCAACACCCCGGGCCTCAAAGACGATCCATTGTTCAAGCTTGTTGCCATGATCTTTGAAGTTGCCCCGGTTGTTCTCACCGAGCAGGGAAAAGCCAAGAACCCATGGCCGAACGTCGACGCACAGTCCGGCGTTATCCAGTGGTACTATGGCCTGCGTGAGTGGGATTACTACACCGTGCTCTTCGGTGTTGGCCGCGCCCTCGGCTGCATGGCAAACATCACTTGGGACCGTGGTCTCGGTTACGCTATCGAGCGTCCGAAGTCAGTTACCACGGCAATGCTTGAGAAGTGGGCTGCAGAAGGCGGCCGCAAGCTGTCCTAA
- a CDS encoding MoaD/ThiS family protein translates to MNVTVVLVGPFRVGRFNEEVREYPPGTSVQEVIAELGLSGPLLGTVLINEVHAGLDALLHDGDTLYLLPFMDGG, encoded by the coding sequence ATGAATGTGACCGTTGTTTTGGTCGGTCCGTTTCGTGTCGGACGGTTCAATGAAGAGGTTCGTGAGTATCCACCCGGTACATCCGTGCAGGAGGTGATTGCCGAGCTTGGTCTCTCCGGCCCACTTCTTGGGACGGTTCTGATTAATGAGGTCCATGCTGGGCTGGATGCTCTGCTTCACGATGGTGATACCTTGTACTTATTGCCTTTCATGGACGGTGGGTAG
- a CDS encoding aldehyde ferredoxin oxidoreductase C-terminal domain-containing protein: MKYFTSAPASDPSSVLYSRCTVDLKSGTIRLEDVPCRNFEDVLGGFGRSFQILAERNISEAYCDENPLIVNTGLLTGSSAMTGMRTYFSGYSPIKGSKKGLPAAMWSTGSGNFGAKFKWTGLDELIFENRSPKPVYALIQDTPNGPLVELKPADHLLGLSTHEKMMVLQKEYGSNAHFATIGQAGEQWQNVYMGAVALSTDNQLKTGEDKMRFAGRGGMGSLMGYKNLLALVALSSDKIKPLTPEVRNVNINVVKGGGSARLQPISRGGGGGTWAAYDVLQVFHAVPVNNFRPQGNNLPEKLFRENVEPDFVIKSEACFRCGITCHNNVHEKREDGSAGRFLAKFDYEPLNLLGTNLGIHDAGQAASLIHLCDNYGMDSISLGVTVSYVLSYNERHPAQPLLNGACFGDYPKIRELVEQAGQGKLPEIGMGSMRLSESTGETGYAYHVKGLELPAYQPETNPGYAWAIAGGHMSMGTYGLLTREGKSDMDSWVEGITRTKLQIVGFDMIGLCKFFDITKGICTQMVVDCLKSEFDMEVTAEELAAAVRRAFLRGLALELRQGYEKSEYTLPAEVWEQPNPNIKLPNITSPEFIAELQRRVWEVFEPELAGLLPEVGRQG; this comes from the coding sequence ATGAAATATTTCACCTCTGCTCCGGCATCTGACCCATCATCGGTGTTGTATTCGCGTTGCACTGTTGATCTGAAGAGCGGCACAATCAGGCTGGAAGATGTTCCGTGCCGCAATTTTGAGGATGTTCTGGGCGGGTTCGGCCGTTCCTTTCAAATTCTGGCTGAACGTAACATTTCTGAAGCGTATTGCGACGAAAATCCGCTCATTGTCAATACCGGCCTCTTGACCGGCAGCAGCGCCATGACCGGCATGCGCACCTATTTTTCCGGGTACAGCCCGATCAAAGGGTCGAAAAAGGGGTTGCCGGCCGCCATGTGGTCAACCGGCAGCGGTAATTTCGGCGCCAAATTCAAGTGGACCGGCCTTGATGAACTGATCTTCGAAAACCGCTCCCCAAAACCGGTTTATGCTTTGATCCAGGATACTCCGAACGGGCCGCTGGTCGAGTTGAAGCCGGCCGACCATCTGCTCGGCCTTTCTACCCACGAGAAGATGATGGTGCTGCAGAAGGAATATGGCAGCAATGCCCACTTCGCAACAATCGGTCAGGCCGGTGAGCAGTGGCAGAATGTCTACATGGGGGCAGTGGCCCTCTCGACCGATAACCAGCTCAAAACCGGCGAGGACAAGATGCGTTTCGCTGGCCGCGGCGGCATGGGGAGCCTCATGGGTTACAAAAACCTCCTTGCCCTGGTGGCCCTGAGCAGCGACAAGATCAAGCCTCTTACGCCCGAAGTCAGGAACGTCAACATCAACGTAGTCAAAGGGGGGGGATCGGCGCGGCTGCAGCCGATCAGCCGCGGTGGCGGCGGTGGCACCTGGGCGGCCTATGATGTCCTGCAGGTCTTTCATGCCGTGCCGGTGAACAATTTCCGCCCCCAAGGCAACAATCTGCCGGAGAAGCTGTTTCGGGAAAACGTCGAGCCGGATTTTGTGATCAAATCGGAAGCCTGCTTTCGTTGTGGAATAACCTGTCACAACAATGTCCACGAAAAGAGGGAAGACGGCAGCGCCGGCAGGTTCCTGGCCAAGTTCGACTATGAGCCGCTCAATCTCCTCGGCACCAATCTGGGCATCCATGATGCCGGCCAGGCTGCCAGCCTGATCCATCTGTGTGACAATTACGGCATGGACTCCATCTCCCTGGGGGTGACCGTCTCCTACGTTCTTTCCTACAACGAGCGGCATCCAGCGCAGCCGCTCTTGAACGGCGCCTGCTTCGGAGACTACCCCAAGATCAGGGAGCTTGTCGAACAGGCCGGTCAGGGAAAACTGCCGGAGATCGGGATGGGATCCATGCGCCTCTCCGAGAGTACCGGCGAGACCGGCTACGCTTACCATGTCAAGGGTCTGGAACTGCCGGCTTACCAACCCGAAACCAATCCTGGCTATGCCTGGGCCATTGCCGGCGGCCATATGTCGATGGGGACTTACGGGCTTCTCACCCGTGAGGGGAAGTCGGACATGGACTCCTGGGTCGAGGGGATTACAAGGACCAAGCTGCAGATTGTCGGGTTCGACATGATCGGGCTATGCAAGTTTTTCGATATCACCAAGGGGATCTGCACCCAGATGGTGGTGGACTGCCTCAAGAGCGAGTTCGATATGGAGGTAACGGCAGAGGAGCTGGCTGCTGCCGTGCGTAGGGCTTTCCTTCGAGGGCTGGCCCTGGAGCTGCGGCAAGGGTATGAAAAGTCCGAATACACCCTGCCGGCTGAGGTGTGGGAGCAACCGAATCCGAACATCAAGCTGCCGAATATTACCTCGCCGGAGTTTATTGCCGAGCTTCAGCGGCGGGTCTGGGAGGTATTCGAGCCGGAGCTGGCGGGACTGCTGCCTGAGGTCGGTCGGCAGGGGTAG
- the amrA gene encoding AmmeMemoRadiSam system protein A gives MAKMFGKDDRRQLLLLAREAITSFVSSGSVVPRDVKSEKLHAQHGCFVTIKMDGKLRGCIGNFISDKPLFQLVQEMAAAASTKDPRFYPMKKPDLDKFTLEISVLSPLQKISSIDEIQVGTHGLYMERNFHRGVLLPQVATEFGWDRDTFLQQTALKAGMGKDDWQENTEIYIFSAEVFNEEDTGPAPVRSSKKS, from the coding sequence ATGGCAAAGATGTTTGGAAAAGATGACCGGCGCCAACTGTTGCTATTAGCCCGGGAAGCGATCACATCGTTTGTATCTTCCGGCTCGGTAGTACCGCGGGATGTAAAGTCAGAAAAACTTCATGCACAGCACGGTTGCTTTGTCACCATCAAGATGGACGGCAAGCTGCGAGGCTGCATCGGCAACTTCATATCAGACAAGCCGCTCTTCCAGCTGGTTCAAGAGATGGCTGCCGCTGCCTCCACCAAGGATCCAAGGTTCTATCCGATGAAGAAACCGGACCTTGATAAATTCACCCTTGAAATTTCGGTACTCTCACCATTGCAGAAGATTTCATCCATCGATGAAATTCAGGTTGGCACTCACGGCCTCTACATGGAGAGAAACTTTCACCGGGGAGTACTGCTCCCTCAGGTTGCTACCGAATTCGGCTGGGACCGTGACACCTTCCTGCAACAGACGGCATTGAAAGCAGGGATGGGCAAAGATGACTGGCAGGAGAATACGGAGATTTACATATTCAGCGCCGAAGTGTTCAATGAAGAGGACACCGGCCCGGCCCCGGTACGGAGCAGCAAAAAGAGCTGA
- a CDS encoding aminotransferase: MTYRINPAVAAVHPPPITEVLGWLAGRKDRDQPLIDLCQAVPSYPPAPEMTAQMKELLNDPMIARYTPDEGLPEVREAVCARYRRIYGAEIDPAQISLTVGASQAFWLAMLGLCQPGDEVIVQEPAYFDHPMALAILGIKMVPAPFIPENAGIPDPATIAALITPKTRAMLIVTPSNPTGAVTPPEIIAELHEIASKHDIALVLDETYADFIAGSPRPHNLFTRPDWPDNFIQIMSFGKTYALTGFRAGMLAASAEFIRQVLKAQDTMTVCQPRISQLAVKYGTENLDDWVRDNCRMMQRRHDQFRDEFTKPGNRFELVTSGAFFAWVKHPFHDQTGRKVARKLVEEAGILTLPGEVFGPSLTSYLRLAFGNISDDIIPEAVARFRAITK; encoded by the coding sequence ATGACGTACCGAATCAACCCCGCCGTTGCCGCTGTCCATCCTCCCCCGATCACCGAGGTCCTCGGCTGGCTGGCAGGACGCAAAGACCGCGATCAGCCGCTGATCGATCTCTGCCAGGCAGTCCCATCCTACCCCCCTGCCCCTGAGATGACGGCACAGATGAAAGAGCTGCTGAACGACCCGATGATCGCGCGCTACACTCCGGACGAAGGTCTTCCGGAAGTCAGGGAAGCGGTGTGCGCACGATACCGCAGGATCTACGGTGCAGAGATCGATCCGGCCCAGATCAGCCTGACCGTCGGGGCGAGCCAGGCGTTCTGGCTGGCAATGCTCGGCCTGTGTCAACCGGGTGACGAAGTCATTGTCCAGGAACCGGCCTATTTCGACCACCCGATGGCACTCGCCATCCTCGGCATCAAGATGGTGCCGGCACCATTTATCCCGGAGAACGCCGGCATCCCGGACCCGGCAACCATTGCCGCGCTGATAACCCCTAAAACACGGGCCATGCTCATTGTTACCCCGAGCAACCCGACCGGCGCCGTGACCCCGCCGGAGATCATCGCAGAGCTGCACGAAATCGCCAGCAAACACGACATTGCTCTGGTGCTGGACGAAACCTATGCGGACTTCATTGCCGGCAGCCCGCGCCCCCACAACCTGTTTACCCGGCCAGACTGGCCGGACAACTTCATCCAGATCATGTCGTTCGGCAAAACCTACGCCCTTACCGGGTTCCGAGCCGGCATGCTGGCGGCATCCGCAGAATTCATCCGTCAGGTGCTCAAGGCCCAGGACACCATGACCGTCTGCCAGCCGAGGATCAGCCAACTGGCGGTCAAATACGGCACCGAAAACCTGGACGACTGGGTCAGGGACAACTGCCGGATGATGCAACGCCGTCACGACCAGTTCCGCGATGAATTCACCAAACCGGGCAACCGGTTCGAACTGGTCACCAGCGGCGCCTTTTTTGCCTGGGTGAAACACCCGTTCCATGATCAAACAGGGAGAAAGGTTGCCAGGAAACTGGTGGAAGAGGCCGGGATTCTCACCCTTCCCGGCGAAGTGTTCGGCCCGTCACTCACCTCATATTTGCGGCTCGCCTTCGGCAACATTAGCGATGACATCATCCCCGAGGCAGTGGCGAGGTTCCGCGCCATTACGAAATGA
- a CDS encoding M24 family metallopeptidase, translating to MRITPKAELEHRCARLQGKMAEAGIDAVIILQNADLFYFTGTIQSGCLYLPVEGQPLYLVRRDAGRARMESGLKEVIPFGSPKDVPRIVAEFGYPEPKNIAMELDVVPVGFFERYKKVFPQALFSDATPLIRQVRMIKSHYEIHAMKDAADQVDKVYRRALEVIREGITDIELAAELEYVARRNGHLGHIRMRVFNGEMIFGHTISGTDTAVPAYTDTPLGGVGPSPSFGQGASFKPIARNEPIIVDFAGSIDGYLVDQTRVFAIGGLSERLVKGYEDMVKVQELMMAIAPSRPTWGALYESCRQLAVEMGYEDSFMGAKGAQVSFIGHGVGVEIDEYPFIARGFDTMSLEPGMAFAFEPKVVFPGEGAIGIEDTFYLADDGTLKQLTYSDQRLAII from the coding sequence ATGCGGATAACGCCAAAAGCCGAGCTTGAGCATCGCTGCGCCAGGTTGCAGGGGAAGATGGCAGAAGCAGGGATTGATGCGGTTATTATCCTTCAGAATGCCGACCTGTTTTATTTTACCGGGACTATTCAGAGTGGCTGCCTGTATCTGCCGGTGGAAGGTCAGCCGCTGTATCTGGTCAGAAGGGATGCCGGTCGCGCCAGAATGGAGTCGGGATTGAAAGAGGTTATCCCGTTCGGCTCACCCAAGGATGTGCCACGGATTGTTGCCGAATTCGGCTATCCAGAGCCAAAAAACATCGCCATGGAGCTTGATGTGGTGCCGGTAGGTTTCTTTGAGCGCTACAAAAAAGTGTTCCCTCAGGCGCTGTTCAGTGATGCTACCCCGCTGATCCGCCAGGTACGGATGATCAAGTCCCATTACGAGATCCATGCCATGAAGGACGCGGCAGACCAGGTGGACAAGGTTTACCGGAGGGCGCTTGAGGTGATCCGGGAGGGAATCACCGATATCGAACTCGCTGCCGAGCTGGAATATGTCGCCCGCCGCAATGGACATCTCGGTCATATCCGGATGCGGGTCTTTAACGGCGAAATGATCTTCGGCCACACAATTTCCGGCACCGATACCGCTGTCCCGGCATATACCGATACCCCGCTCGGCGGGGTTGGCCCCAGCCCTTCGTTCGGCCAGGGCGCAAGCTTCAAGCCTATTGCCAGGAACGAGCCGATTATTGTCGATTTTGCCGGGAGTATCGACGGCTACCTGGTGGACCAGACCCGGGTATTTGCCATTGGTGGCCTTTCGGAGCGCTTGGTCAAGGGTTACGAAGACATGGTGAAGGTGCAGGAATTGATGATGGCGATCGCGCCGTCTAGGCCGACCTGGGGGGCGCTGTACGAGTCGTGCCGCCAGCTTGCCGTGGAAATGGGCTATGAAGATAGTTTCATGGGCGCAAAAGGTGCGCAGGTGTCGTTTATCGGCCATGGTGTTGGAGTGGAGATTGACGAGTACCCGTTTATTGCGCGAGGCTTCGATACCATGAGCCTTGAGCCGGGGATGGCCTTTGCCTTCGAGCCAAAGGTGGTATTTCCGGGCGAAGGCGCAATCGGCATTGAGGACACCTTTTATCTTGCCGACGACGGCACCTTGAAGCAGCTGACCTATTCCGACCAGAGACTTGCCATTATCTAA
- a CDS encoding cupin domain-containing protein, translated as MSITVEQVNLVEAVGYQAGAVVSKTLVDKKVGTITLFAFDKGQGLSEHTAPYDAVVQVIDGEALVTISGSDYQVRTGELIVMPANHPHSLRAETPFKMMLVMIRA; from the coding sequence ATGAGTATCACGGTGGAGCAGGTGAATCTGGTCGAAGCGGTGGGGTATCAAGCGGGAGCGGTGGTCAGCAAGACGCTGGTGGACAAAAAGGTTGGAACCATCACCCTCTTCGCCTTTGATAAAGGGCAGGGGCTCTCTGAACATACAGCCCCTTACGACGCGGTGGTGCAGGTTATTGACGGTGAGGCTCTGGTGACCATCAGCGGTAGCGATTACCAGGTCAGGACCGGCGAGCTGATCGTTATGCCGGCAAATCACCCCCATTCGTTACGCGCTGAGACGCCGTTCAAGATGATGCTGGTTATGATCAGGGCTTAA
- a CDS encoding 50S ribosomal protein L11 methyltransferase, whose translation MSNYGRIFKSFTIGPFTIIPEGDPLPAGCGTPIILGRKGAFGSGEHETTAACLEFLAGLGDLAQTSVLDLGSGTGILAIAAARLGAAAVTAIDIDWKAAVSGVENVLLNHTQTRIATVCGELSCIAGATFDLILANIYADIHLLLAGEMTAMTRPGGTLILSGIPLQDKFDVQRRFLNEGCELVDSRIGEEFVTYLMHKPA comes from the coding sequence ATGTCCAATTACGGTAGAATCTTCAAATCTTTCACCATCGGGCCATTCACCATAATTCCGGAAGGAGACCCGTTGCCTGCCGGGTGCGGAACACCGATCATCCTCGGCCGGAAGGGTGCGTTCGGCTCGGGGGAACACGAGACCACTGCTGCCTGCCTGGAGTTCCTGGCCGGACTGGGAGACCTGGCCCAGACCAGCGTCCTCGACCTGGGGAGCGGCACCGGCATCCTGGCGATAGCCGCAGCACGGCTCGGCGCCGCTGCCGTTACCGCCATAGACATCGACTGGAAGGCCGCAGTTTCCGGTGTCGAGAACGTCCTACTCAACCATACCCAGACCCGCATTGCGACCGTCTGCGGCGAACTGTCCTGCATTGCCGGAGCAACCTTTGATCTGATCCTTGCCAACATCTACGCCGACATTCACCTTCTGCTTGCCGGGGAGATGACTGCCATGACCAGGCCTGGCGGCACGCTCATTCTCTCCGGCATCCCACTGCAGGACAAATTCGATGTCCAGCGCCGCTTTCTGAATGAAGGCTGCGAACTGGTCGACAGCAGGATCGGTGAAGAGTTCGTCACCTACCTGATGCACAAACCGGCCTGA
- a CDS encoding SphA family protein, translating into MIRKLSSLTRSLIASLLLILALAATAAATEGGGGAYPNGAEDFMSGAVPPPGTYFLDYFTWYSADRLNDNDGKSSDPGFKLNVTGNVFRFLHVTDKTFLGANWGLQTFIPVLNVDATATTPGGKISQSKFGLGDIIIDPLILSWHFNKNLHAVFGLDIFIPTGDYDKNRLANPGRNYFTFEPVFAATYLCDKGHEVSAKVMYDMNTKNNDTDYQSGNELHLDYTVGKHIGPWSLGAGGYYYQQVTHDEQHGEQVRKNLGYALSVGPQVKYDYKNMSFAVKYQFEVETCNRPQGNNLWGKFVYAF; encoded by the coding sequence ATGATTCGCAAACTCAGCTCTTTGACCAGGTCACTGATCGCTTCACTTTTGCTGATCCTGGCGCTGGCAGCTACGGCAGCGGCCACCGAAGGTGGGGGAGGCGCTTACCCTAACGGTGCTGAAGATTTCATGTCAGGCGCCGTCCCACCGCCAGGGACCTACTTCCTTGATTACTTTACCTGGTACTCGGCCGACAGGCTCAATGACAATGACGGCAAAAGCTCCGACCCAGGCTTCAAGCTGAACGTGACCGGCAATGTCTTCCGCTTTCTCCATGTTACTGACAAGACCTTTCTCGGAGCAAACTGGGGGTTGCAAACATTCATCCCGGTGCTGAATGTCGATGCAACCGCCACTACGCCAGGCGGGAAAATCAGTCAGAGCAAATTCGGACTGGGCGACATCATCATCGACCCGCTGATTCTCAGCTGGCACTTCAACAAGAACCTGCACGCGGTTTTCGGCCTGGATATCTTCATCCCCACCGGCGACTATGACAAAAACCGCCTGGCAAATCCCGGCAGAAACTACTTCACCTTCGAACCGGTCTTTGCTGCAACCTACCTCTGCGACAAAGGCCACGAAGTTTCCGCCAAGGTCATGTATGACATGAACACCAAGAACAACGACACCGACTACCAGTCAGGCAACGAGTTGCATCTTGACTACACCGTCGGCAAGCATATCGGCCCCTGGAGCCTCGGCGCCGGAGGCTACTATTACCAGCAGGTAACCCATGACGAGCAGCATGGGGAGCAGGTCAGGAAAAACCTCGGCTATGCCCTGTCCGTCGGCCCACAGGTCAAGTACGACTACAAGAACATGAGTTTTGCCGTTAAATACCAGTTTGAGGTGGAAACCTGCAACCGCCCGCAAGGCAACAACCTCTGGGGTAAGTTTGTCTACGCATTTTGA
- a CDS encoding AMP-binding protein yields MAQQLEYTVGGLLDHIAARYPDNDALVYPERGLRYSYREFNELCRQVAKGLLKLGIKKGDNIAIWAYNVPEWVVLMFAGAKIGAVLVTVNTAYKTAELEYILNQSDSTTLFMVKSWKDTDYVATLNEVVPELATSEPGKLDNAKVPFLKTVVFIGDETPAGMLNFARVAEMGKEVTDAELAAVEATVDKHDTIQMQYTSGTTGFPKGVMLTSHNLVNNGFFIGECMKFTDKDRLCIPVPFFHCFGSVLAVLASVSHGTAMVPVEIFDPLKVLQTIEKERCTAVHGVPTMFIAELEHPEFSKFDLSTLRTGIMAGSVCPIEVMKRAVKDMHLTEITSVYGQTESSPGITQTRTEDSIELRVSTVGRALPGAEVKIVDIENGATLPPGKQGELCARGYMVMKGYYKMPEETAKVIDSDGWLHTGDLAVMDENGYCKITGRIKQMIIRGGENIYPKEIEEFLYTHPKVSDVQIYGVPDRKYGEQVMAAIILKKGVEMTEDEVKEFCKGKIANYKIPKYVKFVDGYPMTASGKIQKFKLRDMAIKELHLEE; encoded by the coding sequence ATGGCACAGCAACTCGAATACACAGTAGGCGGGCTTCTCGATCACATTGCGGCGCGTTATCCTGACAACGACGCTCTGGTCTACCCGGAACGCGGGTTGCGCTATTCATACCGGGAGTTCAATGAGCTCTGCCGGCAGGTTGCCAAGGGGCTGCTGAAGCTGGGGATCAAAAAGGGTGACAATATCGCCATCTGGGCCTACAACGTCCCCGAATGGGTAGTGCTCATGTTTGCCGGCGCCAAGATCGGCGCTGTCCTGGTAACGGTCAACACGGCCTACAAGACTGCCGAGCTGGAATACATCCTCAATCAGTCCGATTCCACCACGCTGTTCATGGTTAAATCCTGGAAAGACACCGATTATGTGGCAACCCTGAACGAGGTGGTGCCGGAACTGGCAACTTCGGAGCCGGGCAAACTCGACAACGCCAAGGTGCCGTTTCTCAAGACCGTGGTCTTTATCGGCGATGAGACGCCGGCCGGCATGCTTAACTTTGCACGGGTCGCGGAGATGGGTAAAGAGGTCACCGACGCCGAACTGGCGGCGGTTGAGGCAACGGTCGACAAGCATGATACCATTCAAATGCAGTACACCTCCGGCACCACCGGCTTTCCCAAAGGGGTCATGCTGACCAGCCATAACCTGGTTAACAACGGCTTCTTCATCGGCGAGTGCATGAAGTTCACTGACAAGGACCGGCTCTGTATCCCGGTGCCGTTCTTCCACTGCTTTGGGTCGGTGTTGGCGGTTCTGGCATCGGTTAGCCACGGGACCGCCATGGTTCCGGTGGAGATCTTCGACCCGCTCAAAGTGTTGCAGACTATTGAAAAAGAGCGTTGTACGGCGGTCCATGGCGTTCCGACCATGTTCATTGCCGAGCTGGAGCACCCGGAATTCAGCAAGTTTGACCTCTCCACCCTGCGTACCGGCATCATGGCCGGTTCGGTGTGCCCGATCGAGGTGATGAAACGGGCTGTCAAGGATATGCACCTTACCGAGATCACCAGCGTCTACGGCCAGACCGAGTCTTCTCCCGGCATCACCCAGACCCGTACCGAAGATTCCATTGAGTTGCGGGTTTCCACTGTAGGCCGGGCGCTTCCAGGGGCTGAGGTGAAGATCGTTGATATCGAGAACGGCGCTACCCTGCCGCCGGGCAAACAGGGGGAACTCTGTGCTCGTGGCTATATGGTGATGAAAGGGTACTACAAAATGCCGGAGGAGACCGCCAAGGTTATTGACAGCGATGGCTGGCTCCACACCGGCGACCTGGCGGTGATGGATGAGAACGGCTACTGCAAGATCACTGGCAGGATCAAGCAGATGATAATCCGCGGCGGCGAGAACATCTATCCGAAAGAGATAGAGGAGTTCCTCTACACCCACCCGAAGGTTTCCGATGTGCAGATCTACGGGGTGCCGGACCGCAAGTACGGCGAGCAGGTCATGGCAGCGATCATCCTGAAAAAAGGGGTGGAGATGACCGAGGACGAGGTCAAGGAATTCTGCAAAGGCAAGATCGCCAACTACAAAATCCCCAAGTATGTGAAGTTTGTCGATGGCTATCCCATGACCGCCAGCGGCAAGATTCAGAAGTTCAAGCTGAGGGATATGGCGATTAAGGAGCTGCACCTGGAAGAATAG